A single region of the Phycisphaerae bacterium RAS1 genome encodes:
- a CDS encoding putative zinc metalloprotease produces the protein MHRALDGCGLLAAIDLAAWAYNALMFLYVLIGFSFIIFIHELGHFLAAKWVDIRVDRFAVGFFTRVVGWRKGEGLTFGERPHHTPEQLAQKGWGETDYCLKILPFGGYVKMLGQEDVDVNEQTGDVKFTTDPRSFVNKSVGRRMLVVSAGVIFNMLLAAVLFMCVFLVGKQMPAPVLGELQPGGPAEKAGLLPGDRVIEINGRHADSYMDLRNAEILTSGPITLRVARHGKELDTPLVVTPQKLRNENIPSIGISPPMTTRFEAEPTPVGDLPAPRKGDEVTHVDGAPVASAIDILRVVQESGGRVMKFTVQRPRNPSDPNSPRETIETYQQGRLYARPSIDDGDEKDARETPSILGLVQRRWISQVEKGSPAEKGGILRGDVIVEWGSVANPTYAEILASIAAGAGKPTPVTVERSGKLIKLEVTPKRAFSLFSSPPPRVGVSLTLGETERPIVAAVAPGTPAAALNLPRGAELLALDDKPAKNWNDVADILRASAGRTIAVRYRAGPDEAGGRLAVPSSLVNEIPLSPAASVTAVDGETSIRNESGETLRLPGSAALRALLSERIGRTVKIRYAVLGQPGEKEAAFAVTKDNIDPWQLSVVVVYPPEQFGIRMERVHAGGNPIRATWMGVKTTHYIMVNVYQTLNQVAKRNIGAESVSGPIGIFNVAIDRAKAGLGELLFFLAFLSVNLAVLNFLPLPVVDGGLMVFLLIEKFKGSPVSVKTQVATTLVGLALIAICFIYVTFQDITKLVNG, from the coding sequence ATGCATCGAGCGCTAGACGGGTGCGGGCTGCTGGCGGCCATCGACCTGGCCGCCTGGGCCTACAACGCCCTGATGTTCCTGTACGTCCTGATCGGCTTCTCCTTCATCATCTTCATCCACGAGCTGGGGCATTTCCTGGCCGCCAAGTGGGTCGATATCCGCGTCGATCGCTTCGCTGTCGGGTTCTTCACGCGCGTCGTCGGCTGGCGCAAGGGCGAGGGCCTCACTTTCGGCGAGCGCCCGCACCATACGCCCGAGCAACTGGCCCAAAAGGGCTGGGGCGAAACGGACTACTGCCTGAAAATCCTGCCCTTCGGCGGATACGTGAAAATGCTCGGGCAGGAAGACGTGGACGTGAACGAGCAGACCGGCGACGTGAAATTCACCACCGATCCGCGCTCCTTTGTGAACAAGTCCGTCGGCCGGCGGATGCTGGTCGTCTCGGCCGGCGTCATCTTCAACATGCTGCTGGCCGCCGTGCTCTTCATGTGCGTCTTCCTCGTCGGCAAGCAGATGCCCGCGCCCGTGCTGGGCGAGCTTCAGCCCGGCGGGCCGGCGGAGAAAGCAGGCCTGCTGCCGGGTGACCGCGTGATCGAGATCAACGGCCGGCACGCCGATTCCTACATGGACCTTCGCAACGCCGAGATTCTCACATCCGGCCCGATTACGCTGCGCGTCGCGCGGCATGGGAAAGAGCTGGACACGCCGCTGGTGGTTACGCCACAGAAGCTCCGCAACGAGAACATTCCCAGCATCGGCATCAGCCCGCCTATGACGACGCGCTTCGAGGCGGAGCCGACGCCGGTCGGCGACCTGCCGGCGCCCCGGAAAGGCGACGAGGTCACGCACGTTGACGGCGCCCCGGTGGCCAGCGCGATCGACATTCTGCGCGTCGTACAGGAGAGCGGCGGGCGCGTGATGAAATTCACCGTTCAGCGGCCGCGCAACCCGAGCGACCCGAACTCGCCGCGCGAGACGATTGAGACGTACCAGCAGGGCCGGCTCTACGCCCGTCCGTCGATCGACGACGGCGACGAAAAGGACGCGCGCGAAACGCCCAGCATTCTCGGCCTCGTGCAGCGCCGCTGGATCAGCCAGGTTGAGAAAGGCTCGCCGGCGGAGAAGGGTGGAATCCTCCGCGGCGACGTCATCGTGGAATGGGGATCAGTAGCGAACCCGACGTACGCCGAAATTCTCGCCAGCATCGCCGCCGGCGCCGGAAAGCCCACTCCCGTGACGGTCGAGCGCAGCGGCAAGCTGATCAAGCTCGAAGTCACGCCCAAGCGGGCCTTCAGCCTGTTCAGCTCGCCGCCACCGCGCGTCGGCGTGAGCCTGACGCTGGGCGAGACTGAGCGGCCGATCGTGGCGGCAGTGGCGCCCGGGACGCCGGCCGCCGCCCTCAACCTCCCGCGCGGCGCCGAGCTTCTGGCGCTCGACGACAAGCCGGCGAAAAACTGGAACGACGTGGCCGACATCCTGCGCGCCTCCGCCGGCCGCACGATCGCGGTGCGCTATCGCGCCGGGCCGGACGAAGCCGGCGGCCGCCTCGCCGTCCCCAGCAGCCTGGTGAATGAGATACCGCTCTCGCCTGCGGCGAGCGTGACCGCGGTCGACGGCGAAACCAGCATCAGAAATGAGAGCGGTGAGACGCTGCGGTTGCCTGGGTCGGCGGCGCTGCGGGCCCTTCTGTCCGAGCGCATCGGCCGCACGGTGAAAATCCGCTACGCCGTGCTCGGCCAACCGGGCGAGAAAGAGGCGGCGTTTGCGGTCACCAAGGACAACATTGACCCCTGGCAGCTCAGCGTGGTGGTGGTCTATCCGCCCGAGCAGTTCGGCATCCGCATGGAGCGCGTGCACGCCGGCGGCAATCCGATCCGCGCGACGTGGATGGGAGTCAAGACCACGCACTACATCATGGTCAACGTCTACCAGACGCTGAACCAGGTCGCCAAGCGCAACATCGGCGCCGAGAGCGTCAGCGGCCCGATCGGCATCTTCAACGTCGCGATCGACCGAGCCAAGGCGGGATTGGGCGAGCTTCTATTCTTCCTCGCGTTTCTGTCAGTGAACCTGGCCGTGCTGAATTTCCTGCCGCTGCCGGTGGTGGACGGCGGGCTGATGGTTTTTCTGCTGATCGAGAAGTTCAAGGGCAGCCCGGTGAGCGTGAAGACGCAGGTGGCCACGACGCTGGTGGGGCTGGCGCTGATTGCGATTTGCTTTATCTACGTGACGTTTCAGGATATTACGAAGCTCGTAAACGGCTGA
- the dxr gene encoding 1-deoxy-D-xylulose 5-phosphate reductoisomerase, with product MTRRVLLLGSTGSIGAAALDVARALRDEIEIVGLAAGNSWEKLAAQALEFGVRSVAIADAARANDLRRRLPAETRVFAGAAGLVDLVRETDADFVLAAIVGAAGLPATLAAVERGLDIGLANKESLVVAGSILMPLVKSNGGKLIPIDSEHSAIFQAMHAGRPEEVRRIYLTASGGPFRTWNAEKIADATLEQALDHPVWSMGPKITIDSATMMNKALEIVEAHHLFGLRVDQIEVLIHPESIVHSMVEFADGSLIAQLGTPDMRTPIQYAMTFPHRKAAVAPTLCWKQARRLHFEPPDAQRFPALRLGFEAARAGGTSGAVFNAANEAAVEAFRAARIGFGRITTLIEQTLRRHALIASPTLEELLAADAWARQEVERCIER from the coding sequence ATGACCCGCCGCGTCCTCCTTCTCGGCTCCACCGGCTCGATCGGCGCCGCCGCCCTCGATGTCGCCCGCGCCCTGCGCGACGAGATTGAGATCGTCGGTCTCGCCGCCGGCAATTCGTGGGAGAAGCTCGCGGCCCAAGCCCTGGAGTTCGGCGTCCGCAGCGTCGCCATTGCCGACGCCGCCCGCGCTAACGACCTTCGCCGTCGTCTCCCGGCGGAAACGCGCGTCTTCGCCGGCGCCGCCGGCCTCGTCGATCTGGTGCGCGAGACCGACGCGGACTTCGTACTGGCCGCGATCGTCGGGGCGGCGGGACTTCCGGCGACGCTGGCCGCCGTCGAGCGCGGCCTCGACATCGGCTTGGCGAACAAAGAGTCGCTGGTCGTCGCCGGCTCCATTCTGATGCCGCTTGTGAAGAGCAACGGCGGCAAGCTCATCCCGATCGACAGCGAACACTCCGCGATCTTTCAGGCCATGCACGCCGGCCGGCCCGAAGAAGTCCGCCGCATCTACCTGACGGCCTCCGGCGGTCCCTTCCGCACGTGGAACGCCGAGAAGATCGCCGATGCGACGCTGGAGCAGGCGCTGGACCATCCCGTCTGGTCGATGGGGCCGAAGATCACGATCGACAGCGCCACGATGATGAACAAAGCGCTCGAGATCGTCGAAGCGCATCACCTCTTCGGCCTCCGCGTCGATCAGATCGAAGTTCTGATTCACCCCGAGTCGATCGTGCATTCGATGGTCGAGTTCGCCGATGGGTCGCTGATCGCCCAGCTCGGCACGCCTGACATGCGCACGCCGATCCAGTATGCTATGACGTTTCCGCACAGGAAAGCGGCCGTGGCGCCGACGCTGTGCTGGAAACAGGCCCGCCGGCTGCATTTCGAGCCGCCGGACGCGCAGCGGTTCCCCGCGCTGCGCCTGGGCTTCGAAGCGGCGCGGGCCGGCGGGACGAGCGGCGCGGTCTTCAACGCGGCCAATGAAGCCGCGGTCGAGGCGTTCCGCGCCGCACGGATCGGCTTCGGGCGGATCACGACGCTGATCGAACAGACGCTGCGCAGGCACGCGCTGATCGCGTCGCCGACGCTGGAAGAGCTGCTGGCGGCGGACGCATGGGCCAGGCAAGAGGTTGAGCGATGCATCGAGCGCTAG
- a CDS encoding DinB superfamily protein — MSAAAATAVVDKGTTAAYRDKLAGLLGQRDPFSVLASTADEIGKLFAPHPAEKLRRRPYEGKWTPTEIIGHLCDSEWVYGYRVRLILCEEKPTILSMDQDLWVLGQRYNERDAGELLADFRSLRAVNLKLWRGVRPEQMARYGRHNERGEESLGAMLKMLAGHDLSHIDQIRRYIAALA, encoded by the coding sequence ATGTCCGCCGCCGCTGCCACCGCCGTTGTTGATAAGGGAACCACCGCCGCTTATCGCGACAAGCTGGCCGGCCTGCTCGGTCAGCGCGATCCGTTCAGCGTCCTGGCGTCCACCGCCGACGAGATCGGAAAACTCTTCGCGCCGCACCCGGCGGAGAAGCTCCGCCGCCGCCCGTATGAGGGCAAGTGGACGCCGACCGAGATCATCGGGCACCTATGCGATTCGGAGTGGGTCTACGGCTATCGCGTGCGGTTGATTCTGTGCGAGGAGAAACCGACGATTCTGAGCATGGACCAGGACCTGTGGGTGCTGGGGCAGCGCTATAACGAGCGCGACGCGGGCGAGCTGCTGGCGGATTTCCGGTCGCTGCGCGCGGTGAATCTGAAACTGTGGCGCGGCGTCCGGCCGGAGCAGATGGCGCGCTACGGGCGGCACAACGAGCGCGGCGAGGAATCGCTGGGGGCGATGCTGAAGATGCTGGCGGGGCACGACCTGTCGCACATCGACCAGATTCGCCGGTACATCGCGGCGCTTGCGTAG
- the ansA gene encoding L-asparaginase 1 has protein sequence MRVTIITTGGTIEKVYDEGTGALRNVRSVLDEILRGLRLHDVTHRHVPIMSKDSLEMNDDDRRMILSAVEYALVNDDAVIVVHGTDTLPVTGEYLHAKLAELSRPIILTGAMRPYIFRDTDAFQNLTEALLAARLLPAGVYCVMHNRVLRFPGVLKDRENMTFAGGSDFA, from the coding sequence ATGCGCGTCACGATCATTACCACCGGCGGGACCATCGAAAAAGTCTACGACGAGGGGACTGGCGCCCTGCGCAATGTGCGTTCCGTGCTGGACGAAATCCTGCGCGGGCTGCGGCTGCACGACGTGACGCACCGGCACGTACCAATCATGAGCAAAGACTCGCTCGAGATGAACGACGACGACCGCCGCATGATCCTCTCGGCGGTCGAGTACGCGCTGGTCAACGACGACGCGGTCATCGTCGTGCATGGCACCGACACGCTGCCCGTGACCGGCGAATATCTGCACGCGAAGCTGGCGGAGCTGAGCCGGCCAATCATCCTGACCGGAGCCATGCGGCCTTATATCTTCCGCGACACCGACGCATTCCAGAACCTCACCGAGGCGCTGCTGGCGGCGCGGCTGCTGCCCGCGGGCGTCTACTGCGTCATGCACAACCGCGTCCTTCGATTCCCCGGCGTCCTGAAGGATCGCGAGAACATGACATTCGCCGGCGGCAGTGATTTCGCCTGA
- a CDS encoding Flp/Fap pilin component produces the protein MNACNVYHTLVRFLRDEDGPTATEYAILLAMLVLVAVAAIQGIGSRMMNIYQNIDGSLPEGF, from the coding sequence ATGAACGCCTGCAACGTGTATCACACGCTCGTCCGATTCTTGCGCGACGAAGACGGTCCCACGGCAACCGAATACGCGATTCTGCTGGCCATGCTCGTCCTCGTGGCAGTGGCGGCCATCCAGGGAATCGGGTCGCGGATGATGAACATTTACCAGAACATCGACGGATCGCTGCCCGAGGGCTTCTAG
- a CDS encoding putative zinc ribbon domain protein: MGAALDALLRLQDLELQIADIRRQLARRTRIVAEQARKVETLRSSVEHEREQLRRSQVQVDELDLDLKSRSTHIAKLREQLNSVKTNKEYAAVLSQLNTEKADSTRVETRALEMMSGIETQRRSMADREKAIEAEVARLSDLQAQADQAQKLFAERLAGLQTRRVEAAAQVEPAQLVIFERLAERHDGEAIAAVERIHPRRDEFICGGCNMGLTTEVANALLTRNDVITCKNCGRILNMIRGS, from the coding sequence ATGGGCGCAGCGCTCGATGCCTTGCTCCGATTGCAGGATCTCGAACTCCAGATTGCTGATATTCGCAGGCAGCTTGCGAGGCGCACGCGGATCGTCGCTGAGCAGGCGCGGAAAGTTGAGACGCTGCGCAGCAGCGTCGAACACGAGCGAGAACAGCTCCGCCGCTCGCAGGTCCAGGTGGACGAGCTCGACCTGGACCTGAAATCGCGCAGCACGCACATCGCCAAGCTGCGCGAGCAGCTCAATTCGGTCAAAACGAACAAGGAATACGCGGCGGTTCTCTCGCAGCTCAATACGGAAAAAGCGGACAGCACGCGGGTCGAAACGCGCGCGCTGGAGATGATGTCCGGAATCGAGACGCAGCGCCGCTCGATGGCGGACCGCGAGAAGGCGATCGAGGCGGAAGTCGCCCGGCTCAGCGACCTCCAGGCGCAGGCCGACCAGGCCCAGAAACTCTTCGCCGAGCGCCTGGCCGGTCTCCAGACGCGCCGCGTCGAGGCCGCGGCCCAGGTTGAGCCGGCCCAGTTGGTCATCTTTGAGCGGCTGGCCGAGCGGCATGACGGCGAGGCCATCGCCGCGGTGGAGCGGATCCACCCGCGGCGCGACGAGTTCATCTGCGGCGGTTGCAATATGGGGCTGACAACCGAGGTGGCCAACGCGCTGCTCACGCGCAACGACGTCATCACCTGCAAGAACTGCGGCCGGATTCTGAACATGATCCGCGGCAGCTAG
- the rnhA gene encoding 14.7 kDa ribonuclease H-like protein yields the protein MGLLIHIDGGARGNPGPAGAGVVIQRDDGRALHEAGYFLGTQTNNSAEYRALLLALQRVKSMGHEPLSIHSDSELLVRQVTGEYRVKSPSLAELFRQAQMMLLRFACWSIKHVRREENRRADELANLAMDAGRDVIVFDADEDPRAAPGEVALTGPTTAAADAQAARGAPEPTPVSAGAIRITLDRAPGQCPAGSWMVEPIVCRHVLPTPMCVHAAGALLPTIIAMLKTDAQEFAAVPTMTVRCSRAGCGAVFLLAPQRSSNGRPK from the coding sequence GTGGGACTGCTCATCCACATTGACGGGGGCGCTCGCGGCAATCCCGGTCCGGCCGGGGCGGGCGTCGTCATTCAGCGCGACGACGGCCGGGCGCTGCACGAGGCCGGCTATTTTCTCGGGACGCAGACGAACAACTCGGCCGAGTACCGCGCGTTGCTGCTGGCGCTGCAGCGCGTGAAGAGCATGGGCCATGAGCCGCTGAGCATTCACTCCGACAGCGAGCTGCTCGTGCGGCAGGTGACCGGCGAATATCGCGTCAAGAGCCCGAGCCTGGCGGAACTCTTCCGCCAGGCGCAGATGATGCTCCTGCGATTCGCCTGCTGGAGCATCAAGCACGTCCGCCGCGAGGAAAATCGCCGCGCGGACGAACTGGCCAACCTGGCGATGGACGCCGGACGCGATGTGATCGTGTTCGACGCCGACGAAGATCCGCGCGCAGCGCCCGGCGAGGTCGCGCTGACTGGCCCCACCACGGCGGCGGCGGACGCGCAAGCCGCGCGGGGGGCGCCGGAACCAACACCTGTATCGGCGGGGGCGATTCGAATCACACTTGACCGCGCGCCAGGCCAGTGTCCGGCCGGTTCGTGGATGGTCGAGCCGATCGTCTGCCGGCACGTGCTGCCAACGCCGATGTGCGTGCATGCCGCCGGCGCCTTGCTGCCCACGATTATCGCCATGCTCAAGACGGATGCGCAGGAGTTTGCGGCGGTTCCGACGATGACGGTGCGCTGCTCGCGCGCCGGATGCGGGGCGGTGTTTCTTCTGGCGCCGCAGCGCTCGAGCAACGGACGGCCGAAATAG
- the serS gene encoding Serine--tRNA ligase, which yields MIDIKLIRDNPELVRKAVRDKNMRCDIDQVLAVDARRRALETEFNDLRHQQNKIGEQIAKAPKEEKAARIAEMGAIKQRVKELDEQREKADAELAELMLLVPQIPHPDAPIGPDASGNVEVRRHGTPKYKADFGFPFRDHLDLGLHLNIVDIDRGVKIAGSRNYVLRGAGAMLHEAVLRLAWDIMLRQRYGRDAAALPTDARGKDVLNFVPMSVPVLVQDKLMYGTGFFPLHREEVYLCERDGQSLVGTAEVPVTGYHMDEILEEAELPKLYVARSTCFRREAGAAGKDTRGLYRIHLFDKLEQVVLCRADADESARWHDVIIANAEKVLAALELPYRVLEVCTGDMGQGKVRMYDIETWMPSREAFSETHSASRFHDFQARRLNIRYRSEKSGKPEVCHTLNNTVIASPRILIPLLELNQNADGSVRVPAALRSYMAGIEVINP from the coding sequence ATGATCGACATCAAGCTGATTCGCGATAATCCGGAACTGGTCAGGAAAGCCGTCCGCGACAAGAACATGCGCTGCGACATAGACCAGGTGCTGGCAGTCGACGCGCGGCGGCGGGCGCTGGAGACCGAGTTCAACGACCTGCGCCACCAGCAGAACAAGATCGGCGAGCAGATCGCCAAGGCTCCCAAGGAAGAGAAAGCCGCTCGCATCGCCGAGATGGGCGCGATCAAGCAGCGCGTCAAGGAGCTGGACGAGCAGCGCGAAAAGGCGGACGCGGAACTGGCCGAGCTGATGCTGCTCGTGCCGCAGATCCCGCATCCCGACGCGCCGATCGGACCGGACGCCTCCGGCAACGTCGAAGTCCGCCGCCACGGAACGCCGAAATACAAGGCCGATTTCGGCTTCCCCTTCCGCGATCATCTCGATCTGGGCCTGCATCTGAACATCGTCGACATTGACCGCGGCGTGAAGATCGCCGGCTCGCGGAACTATGTGCTGCGCGGCGCGGGGGCGATGCTGCACGAAGCCGTCCTGCGCCTGGCGTGGGACATCATGCTGCGGCAGCGCTACGGCCGCGACGCCGCGGCGCTGCCGACGGACGCCCGCGGCAAGGACGTGCTGAATTTCGTGCCGATGAGCGTGCCCGTGCTGGTGCAGGACAAGCTCATGTACGGCACCGGCTTCTTCCCGCTGCACCGCGAAGAGGTCTATCTCTGCGAGCGCGACGGGCAGAGCCTGGTCGGCACGGCCGAGGTGCCCGTCACCGGCTATCACATGGACGAGATTCTGGAAGAGGCCGAGCTGCCCAAGCTCTACGTCGCCCGCAGCACCTGCTTTCGTCGCGAGGCGGGCGCCGCCGGAAAAGACACGCGCGGGCTGTACCGCATTCACCTGTTCGACAAGCTGGAGCAGGTGGTCCTGTGCCGGGCGGACGCGGACGAATCCGCCCGCTGGCACGACGTGATCATCGCCAACGCCGAAAAGGTGCTTGCGGCGCTGGAGCTGCCTTACCGGGTGCTGGAGGTCTGCACCGGCGACATGGGCCAGGGCAAGGTCCGCATGTACGACATCGAAACGTGGATGCCCAGCCGCGAGGCGTTCAGCGAGACGCACTCGGCCAGCCGCTTCCACGATTTCCAGGCCCGCCGGCTGAACATCCGCTACCGCAGCGAGAAGAGCGGCAAGCCGGAGGTGTGCCACACGCTGAACAACACGGTGATCGCGTCCCCACGGATCCTGATTCCGCTGCTGGAGCTGAATCAGAATGCCGACGGCAGCGTCCGCGTTCCGGCGGCGCTGCGGTCATACATGGCCGGCATCGAGGTGATCAATCCGTAA
- a CDS encoding Nucleoside 2-deoxyribosyltransferase gives MLHVYLAGAVRGTHGGWRDRIPRIDNVCFLHPGAAIPGPDPERRTELYGPADRLAVKRCDVLLAYCDRIEAGHGTAVEIGMAVALGKEVMIVCPSEETRYVWRFAVGCTPTVYSRLEDAIDVIRYAAGQVSGTARCAAT, from the coding sequence ATGCTTCACGTCTACCTGGCCGGCGCCGTGCGCGGCACGCACGGCGGCTGGCGCGACCGGATTCCCAGGATCGACAACGTCTGCTTCTTGCACCCCGGCGCCGCCATCCCCGGCCCTGATCCGGAGCGGCGGACCGAACTGTACGGCCCGGCCGACCGGCTGGCGGTGAAACGCTGCGACGTCCTGCTGGCGTATTGCGACCGCATCGAGGCCGGCCACGGGACGGCGGTTGAGATCGGAATGGCCGTCGCCCTGGGCAAGGAAGTGATGATCGTCTGCCCGTCCGAGGAAACGCGCTACGTGTGGCGTTTCGCGGTCGGATGCACGCCGACGGTTTACTCGCGCCTGGAAGATGCAATCGACGTGATCCGCTACGCCGCCGGCCAGGTCAGCGGGACGGCGCGCTGCGCCGCGACGTAG
- the sigE_1 gene encoding ECF RNA polymerase sigma factor SigE, which yields MSDIDDLLIRTAVAGDEAALMALLAARRPGLCAYVAARLPPDVQGRLDAEDLVQEGFVEIFRHVSRFEPRGPQAFDRWVRTILLHKVRDMIRRQRAQRRGGERRAVSPTAAWQQNSIVTLLELIATEEATPSRVVAGVEAVAALQAALPQLAPDYYQAIKSIHIDGRSVAEVAAEMNRSEGAVHLLCHKARKKLREILGSASRFLSRTD from the coding sequence ATGAGCGATATCGATGATCTACTGATCCGCACGGCGGTCGCGGGCGACGAAGCGGCGCTGATGGCCCTGCTGGCCGCGCGGCGGCCCGGGCTGTGCGCCTACGTCGCCGCGCGCCTGCCGCCGGACGTGCAGGGGCGGCTCGACGCGGAAGACCTGGTGCAGGAGGGGTTCGTCGAGATCTTCCGCCACGTCAGCCGCTTCGAGCCGCGCGGGCCGCAGGCCTTCGACCGCTGGGTGCGGACGATCCTTCTGCACAAGGTTCGCGACATGATCCGGCGTCAGCGTGCGCAGCGGCGCGGCGGCGAGCGTCGCGCCGTCAGCCCGACCGCCGCGTGGCAGCAGAACTCGATCGTCACACTGCTCGAGTTGATCGCCACGGAGGAAGCCACGCCCAGCCGGGTTGTCGCCGGTGTGGAGGCCGTGGCGGCGCTCCAGGCCGCGCTGCCGCAGCTCGCGCCGGACTACTACCAGGCGATCAAGTCCATTCACATTGACGGGCGCAGCGTGGCGGAGGTGGCGGCGGAGATGAATCGCTCGGAAGGCGCCGTGCACCTGCTGTGTCACAAGGCGCGGAAGAAGCTGCGCGAGATCCTGGGCAGCGCGTCACGGTTTCTGAGCCGGACGGATTGA
- the gpsA gene encoding Glycerol-3-phosphate dehydrogenase [NAD(P)+]: protein MLTKATVVGAGAMGTVAAQILATNGVHVSLLLPRAGRVQELIVSRENRRYLPGMRLSERILPTGDADRALAGAELIISAVPSQFLRATWRVLAEHTPADAAVCSVTKGIEIATLLRPSEILAELLPGRPVAVLSGPSIAPELARCLPATVVVACDSQAVAGSVQEAMSTSWFRIYTNPDVLGVELSGAAKNVIALAAGILDGLHAGDNAKAALITRGLVEITRLGVAMGARAETFVGLAGVGDLVTTCVSPVGRNRSAGQRIGSGVSVEKVVCESKSVIEGIPTTQAVLALARRHRVEMPITEAVSSVLFDGVPPLSAISTLMTRPPKAEDLH from the coding sequence ATGCTTACGAAAGCCACCGTCGTCGGCGCCGGCGCCATGGGCACGGTCGCGGCCCAGATTCTCGCCACCAACGGCGTCCACGTTTCTCTCCTGCTTCCGCGGGCCGGGCGCGTTCAGGAGCTGATCGTCTCGCGCGAGAACCGCCGCTACCTGCCGGGCATGCGGCTCTCCGAGCGCATCCTGCCGACCGGCGACGCGGACCGGGCGCTCGCCGGGGCGGAGCTGATCATCTCAGCGGTTCCGTCGCAGTTTCTTCGCGCGACGTGGCGGGTGCTGGCAGAGCATACGCCCGCGGATGCAGCCGTGTGCAGCGTCACCAAGGGTATCGAGATTGCCACGCTCCTGCGGCCGTCGGAAATCCTGGCGGAGCTTCTGCCGGGGCGGCCGGTGGCGGTGCTTTCCGGACCGAGCATCGCCCCGGAGCTGGCGCGCTGCCTGCCGGCAACCGTCGTCGTGGCATGTGATTCGCAGGCGGTCGCGGGCAGCGTGCAGGAAGCCATGAGCACTTCCTGGTTTCGCATTTACACGAATCCGGATGTGCTGGGCGTCGAGCTGTCCGGCGCCGCCAAGAACGTGATTGCCCTGGCGGCGGGAATCCTCGACGGCCTTCACGCCGGCGACAACGCCAAGGCGGCGCTCATCACCCGCGGGCTGGTCGAGATCACGCGGCTGGGCGTGGCGATGGGCGCGCGGGCGGAGACGTTCGTCGGGCTGGCAGGCGTCGGCGACCTGGTAACCACCTGCGTTTCACCCGTGGGCCGCAACCGGTCCGCCGGCCAGCGCATCGGCAGCGGCGTGAGCGTCGAGAAGGTCGTCTGTGAGAGCAAGTCCGTCATCGAGGGCATCCCGACCACGCAGGCCGTGCTGGCCCTGGCCCGCCGTCATCGCGTGGAGATGCCGATCACCGAAGCCGTCAGCAGCGTCCTGTTCGACGGCGTGCCGCCGCTGTCGGCGATTTCCACGTTGATGACGCGCCCGCCAAAGGCGGAGGACCTGCACTGA